Proteins encoded within one genomic window of Thioploca ingrica:
- a CDS encoding FkbM family methyltransferase gives MALFKQTLAKIQQIVSFFRYSNTPITLTLDTLKLQKNPFIAQANSGLKLSLRPNAGESFTFYENLIRQDYLQHGIQLKPGDTVIDIGANIGAFTVLAASRVGSSGKVLAFEPETKTFECLLKNIQLNQLTNVTAINQAIDKTEGLAELRVGHKSAFSNIHGSLGHMKSITTQTVKTTTLVKVFETFKIATVNLLKIDCEGSEYGLFETLPPAFAARIEQITMEVHHTREHHPREMVLQLEQLGFKVQNTQPLTAFLRIIC, from the coding sequence ATGGCATTATTTAAGCAAACTCTGGCAAAAATACAACAAATTGTCTCGTTCTTTCGTTATTCCAATACGCCCATTACGCTCACTTTAGACACCTTAAAACTGCAAAAAAATCCTTTTATTGCCCAAGCGAACAGCGGCTTAAAACTATCGCTACGACCGAATGCTGGGGAAAGTTTCACCTTTTATGAAAACCTGATTCGCCAAGATTATTTGCAGCATGGTATTCAACTCAAGCCTGGTGATACGGTAATCGATATTGGCGCCAATATCGGTGCTTTTACGGTATTAGCGGCTTCACGAGTAGGTTCCAGTGGGAAAGTTTTAGCTTTTGAACCAGAAACTAAGACTTTTGAATGCTTGTTGAAAAATATTCAACTGAATCAGCTTACTAACGTTACAGCGATAAATCAAGCGATCGATAAAACCGAAGGATTAGCTGAATTACGAGTCGGTCATAAATCGGCTTTTAGCAACATTCACGGTAGCCTTGGACATATGAAATCGATCACCACCCAAACGGTGAAAACCACTACCTTAGTGAAAGTCTTTGAAACCTTTAAGATAGCAACAGTGAATTTACTGAAGATCGATTGTGAAGGCAGTGAATATGGGTTATTTGAAACTTTACCACCGGCTTTTGCTGCACGGATAGAACAGATTACGATGGAAGTTCATCATACCCGTGAACATCACCCTAGAGAAATGGTGCTGCAATTGGAACAGTTAGGTTTTAAAGTGCAGAATACTCAACCACTGACTGCTTTTTTGAGGATTATTTGTTAG
- a CDS encoding peptidase domain-containing protein translates to MNSSLKSLMLVALLPVSTSLKAVSIDNDLNPNNIGYWEVDVLTGGESRTAYITGVGAPSGTLYARTEIVYDYFSYVDVGALGGAQRLAGSAPILVSGGLGFLDEVESSGTFAGENGTVNWSVFSDIADGSKIVANTFQFNAQPGKTLGRIRFYQYLDEDVLGASNDVFFTVGSVANLNLGLFTVDNAEAIGISHSGALSTGQGLVNSQVVGYAACKFDQMRPAIVNGTQAVSSVGNLCSDLSSRSFVHPVVGPVYGPLDIVSVIVWEVNPNASSATIITTLGGVPKAATDTDGDGVIDIRDNCPQKSNPNQSDVDGDGLGDVCDNAWRRP, encoded by the coding sequence ATGAATAGTTCTTTAAAGTCACTCATGTTAGTTGCATTGTTGCCCGTGTCTACGTCTCTAAAAGCAGTTAGCATTGATAATGACCTTAATCCTAATAATATTGGTTACTGGGAAGTAGATGTGTTAACCGGTGGAGAATCAAGAACCGCTTATATAACTGGAGTTGGTGCTCCTAGCGGTACTCTTTATGCTCGGACAGAGATTGTATATGACTATTTTAGTTATGTTGATGTAGGCGCATTGGGTGGTGCTCAACGACTCGCTGGTTCTGCACCAATTTTAGTTAGTGGAGGACTAGGTTTTCTCGATGAAGTCGAAAGTTCTGGAACCTTTGCTGGGGAAAATGGAACTGTAAATTGGTCAGTTTTTAGCGATATAGCAGATGGTAGCAAGATAGTGGCTAATACATTTCAATTTAACGCCCAACCTGGAAAGACCTTAGGTCGAATACGTTTCTATCAATATCTTGATGAAGATGTCCTCGGTGCGAGTAACGATGTGTTTTTTACCGTTGGTTCTGTTGCCAACTTAAATCTTGGGCTGTTCACAGTAGACAATGCAGAAGCAATTGGTATAAGTCACAGTGGCGCCTTATCTACCGGGCAGGGATTGGTCAATTCCCAAGTAGTCGGTTATGCGGCTTGTAAATTTGATCAAATGAGACCGGCTATTGTTAATGGTACCCAAGCGGTATCTTCAGTAGGTAATCTTTGTAGTGATTTGAGTTCTCGTTCCTTCGTACACCCGGTAGTTGGTCCGGTATATGGTCCACTTGATATCGTTTCTGTCATCGTTTGGGAGGTGAACCCAAATGCCAGTAGTGCTACGATAATTACTACGTTGGGTGGTGTGCCAAAAGCCGCTACTGATACTGATGGTGATGGTGTGATAGATATTCGTGACAACTGTCCGCAAAAATCTAACCCGAATCAGTCAGATGTTGACGGAGATGGATTAGGTGACGTTTGTGATAATGCCTGGAGACGTCCGTGA